Proteins from a single region of Terriglobales bacterium:
- a CDS encoding DinB family protein, giving the protein MKSSEIRKLIRRYEKGGKLVAEALRDVPLEVLDRKPAPGKWSIRQLAAHLADAEVVGVARLRTTAAQPGSALKAYDQDAWADRLGYEQQAPEQMVKLFRLLRKTTGVMLRSLPESAWENKAVHEEHGEMSLADFVKLYAEHAEHHAGQIRALREQFGAAPAA; this is encoded by the coding sequence ATGAAGTCTTCCGAGATCCGCAAACTCATCCGCCGCTACGAGAAGGGGGGCAAGCTGGTGGCCGAAGCCCTGCGCGATGTTCCCCTGGAGGTCCTGGACCGAAAGCCGGCGCCGGGGAAGTGGAGCATCCGCCAGTTGGCGGCGCATCTGGCCGACGCCGAGGTGGTGGGCGTGGCCCGGTTACGCACTACCGCCGCGCAGCCCGGCAGCGCCCTCAAGGCCTATGACCAGGATGCCTGGGCCGATCGCCTGGGCTATGAGCAGCAGGCCCCGGAGCAGATGGTGAAGCTCTTCCGCCTGCTGCGCAAGACCACCGGCGTGATGCTGCGGTCACTGCCGGAATCCGCCTGGGAGAACAAGGCGGTGCACGAGGAGCACGGGGAGATGTCGCTGGCCGACTTCGTCAAGCTCTACGCCGAGCATGCCGAGCACCACGCTGGGCAGATCCGGGCCTTGCGCGAGCAGTTCGGTGCGGCCCCGGCGGCTTGA
- a CDS encoding DUF2007 domain-containing protein, which yields MVPPAGDACFDGARRPGIPLYRMDDGLTTIATFLDLLEAQVARGLLEVSGIECVLLDEYATGIHWAHGDLGGIRLQVRESEAEAARAVLASPPPPSEPEAQDIE from the coding sequence ATGGTTCCTCCGGCGGGCGACGCCTGCTTTGACGGGGCGCGCCGCCCCGGCATACCGTTATACCGCATGGACGACGGCCTGACCACCATCGCCACCTTCCTCGACCTGCTGGAAGCCCAGGTGGCCCGCGGCCTGCTCGAGGTCTCCGGCATCGAGTGCGTGCTGCTGGACGAGTACGCCACCGGCATCCACTGGGCGCACGGCGACTTGGGCGGCATCCGCCTGCAGGTGCGGGAGTCCGAGGCCGAGGCGGCGCGCGCCGTGTTGGCCAGTCCACCGCCGCCTTCTGAGCCGGAGGCGCAGGACATCGAATAG